One part of the Schistocerca piceifrons isolate TAMUIC-IGC-003096 chromosome 2, iqSchPice1.1, whole genome shotgun sequence genome encodes these proteins:
- the LOC124777694 gene encoding uncharacterized protein LOC124777694: MNAVEGRGNVEPAPRVRRVKRYSTEIPEGWWKLMRRRKSGLSKNRFDSYLIAPDGKRLRSSVELWKYLKDNNLTWPQTCCDTKSIFSQKSHHNLCTEDADEILLENNPKAPKIHAPESTANELFRDTIVKSEIVPEQSRSLIDHSYYFKQEDEKDIFAEDMCIESPTFENGIRQDTIAEYLAMKFSIKTEDCEVPECWTSVNDSHAEVLSAAHHNTVEHQSSVSGLCNTVKHSEKSNLTSQLSNICLNSIPLSNVKEGALRQYEVRPRKWIPPKSPFNLIQETLFHDPWQLLLATIFLTKTEAQRATESFYRFIERWPTADDIIDADITELSQFITPLGFHRLRAYSIKKFSYEFRHKSWEDPIQLFGIGRYGSDSYKIFVTGEWQNCHPQDHMLQKYVHWLAANYPLETNK, encoded by the coding sequence ATGAACGCTGTGGAAGGCAGAGGAAATGTTGAACCAGCCCCACGAGTTCGTCGTGTTAAAAGGTATTCGACGGAGATACCTGAAGGTTGGTGGAAGCTAATGCGTCGACGAAAGTCAGGATTATCAAAAAATAGGTTCGACAGTTACCTGATAGCACCTGATGGAAAACGGCTTAGATCGAGCGTAGAGCTGTGGAAATATTTAAAAGACAATAACTTAACTTGGCCGCAAACTTGTTGTGACACAAAGTCCATCTTTAGCCAGAAATCGCATCACAATTTGTGTACAGAGGATGCTGATGAGATTTTGTTGGAAAATAACCCGAAAGCACCAAAAATACATGCACCAGAATCAACAGCAAATGAACTGTTTCGTGATACGATAGTAAAATCAGAAATAGTACCCGAACAAAGTAGGTCACTGATAGACCACAGTTACTATTTCAAGCAAGAGGATGAGAAAGACATATTTGCAGAAGACATGTGTATAGAAAGCCCAACATTTGAAAACGGGATACGGCAAGACACAATCGCAGAATATTTGGCAATGAAATTTTCAATCAAGACTGAAGACTGTGAAGTTCCAGAGTGTTGGACTTCAGTGAACGATTCCCATGCAGAAGTGCTATCAGCAGCGCATCATAATACAGTGGAACACCAAAGTTCAGTGTCAGGATTGTGTAATACTGTGAAACATTCAGAGAAATCAAATTTAACATCGCAACTGAGTAATATATGTTTAAATTCCATACCATTGTCTAATGTAAAGGAAGGAGCATTGCGTCAATATGAGGTAAGACCTAGAAAATGGATACCTCCAAAGTCCCCCTTTAATCTCATTCAAGAAACACTCTTTCATGATCCATGGCAACTTTTGCTAGCCACAATTTTTCTCACAAAGACAGAGGCACAAAGAGCTACGGAAAGTTTTTACAGATTCATTGAACGCTGGCCAACAGCTGATGACATCATTGATGCAGATATTACTGAGCTGTCACAGTTTATAACTCCTCTAGGCTTTCATCGTTTACGAGCATATTCGATTAAGAAATTTTCATATGAGTTTAGACATAAATCTTGGGAAGACCCAATTCAGCTCTTTGGTATTGGCAGATATGGAAGTGACTCGTATAAAATTTTTGTAACAGGTGAGTGGCAAAATTGTCATCCACAGGACCATATGCTGCAGAAATATGTCCACTGGCTGGCAGCAAATTATCCACTTGAAACCAACAAATAA